The following coding sequences lie in one Deltaproteobacteria bacterium genomic window:
- a CDS encoding response regulator: MSYHGSVLVVDDEVGPRESLRMILKPLYQVHTAANGYEALRFINSQKVDLVTLDLKMPGIPGIDVLREIKKFKNDIEVVIITGYGTLPTAIEAIRYGAVDFISKPFNVAEIISVVSKSVERRSLNLKIKNLIQKIKDLSLLEENQNEALSNLGASVDSASGVDEIQKELRESLQQLEGFRGQKILVNYMDFLKVLIYILESKEPYTSGHSERVSYYAELIAHELRLSSQEKEDLQIATLLHDIGKIGLSNRLLEKNNLTQGENLDIRQHPLKGVRLIEPLAFSLAVSLAVRHHHERWDGKGYPDGLTGEEIPLLARIISLADSYDAMTSDRPYRQCLSTKKVQEELEKNAGIQFDPCMVSLFIKQFKNSSPLPPATSFH, translated from the coding sequence ATGTCTTATCATGGTTCCGTTCTGGTTGTAGATGATGAAGTTGGGCCGAGAGAATCTTTGAGGATGATCCTAAAACCGCTTTACCAAGTCCACACCGCGGCCAACGGTTATGAAGCTTTAAGATTTATCAACTCCCAAAAGGTCGACCTGGTCACTCTCGACTTGAAAATGCCCGGGATCCCGGGAATCGATGTCCTGCGGGAGATCAAAAAATTTAAAAACGATATCGAAGTTGTCATTATTACGGGTTATGGAACCCTACCGACCGCCATCGAAGCCATCCGCTACGGAGCCGTCGATTTCATCTCCAAACCTTTCAATGTTGCCGAAATCATCTCCGTCGTTAGTAAATCTGTCGAACGGCGAAGTTTAAACCTAAAAATTAAAAATCTTATCCAAAAAATCAAAGATCTCAGTTTATTGGAAGAGAACCAGAATGAAGCTCTTTCCAATTTGGGAGCAAGCGTGGACTCAGCCTCGGGAGTTGATGAGATCCAAAAAGAGCTGAGAGAATCCCTCCAGCAGTTGGAAGGGTTTCGAGGCCAGAAGATCTTGGTCAACTACATGGACTTCCTCAAGGTTCTCATATATATCCTGGAAAGTAAGGAACCCTACACCAGCGGCCATTCCGAACGGGTCTCTTATTATGCGGAACTCATCGCCCATGAATTACGCCTTTCCTCCCAAGAAAAAGAGGATCTGCAAATTGCCACCCTCCTCCACGATATAGGTAAAATTGGCCTGAGCAACCGCCTGCTGGAGAAAAACAATCTCACTCAGGGTGAAAATCTGGATATTCGACAGCACCCCCTCAAAGGCGTGCGCTTGATCGAGCCTCTGGCTTTTTCCCTCGCAGTTTCCTTGGCAGTTCGCCACCATCACGAACGCTGGGACGGCAAAGGTTACCCAGATGGACTTACGGGCGAAGAAATTCCCCTATTAGCCCGCATCATTTCATTGGCCGATTCTTACGACGCCATGACTTCGGACCGGCCTTATAGACAATGCCTTTCCACCAAAAAAGTGCAAGAAGAGCTTGAGAAGAATGCCGGTATTCAATTTGACCCGTGCATGGTTTCTTTATTTATTAAGCAATTTAAAAACAGCAGCCCCCTTCCCCCCGCAACCAGTTTTCACTGA
- a CDS encoding flavodoxin-dependent (E)-4-hydroxy-3-methylbut-2-enyl-diphosphate synthase, with the protein MRPSDPIARRKSRQLFIGPVPVGGGAPIAVQSMAKTDTRDVSSTVAQIHLLQREGCEIVRVAVPDRNAAKNLGEIKKEISIPLIADIHF; encoded by the coding sequence TTGCGACCCTCTGACCCTATCGCCCGCAGAAAAAGCCGGCAGTTGTTTATCGGTCCTGTTCCCGTAGGGGGCGGAGCACCGATTGCTGTCCAATCGATGGCCAAGACCGATACGAGAGATGTATCCTCCACTGTGGCCCAGATCCACCTTTTACAGCGGGAGGGATGCGAGATTGTCCGGGTTGCTGTTCCAGATCGAAACGCCGCGAAAAACCTCGGCGAAATAAAAAAAGAGATCAGCATTCCTTTGATTGCCGACATCCATTTT